In one window of Chryseobacterium sp. JV274 DNA:
- the ccoN gene encoding cytochrome-c oxidase, cbb3-type subunit I, whose product METQKFSYDNSIVRAFLYATLVFGLIGFTFGLTAALMLFYPELPEFFFGTDDTTIKSLASGNIQGLINTHGAFGFGRIRMLHTNTVIFAFVCNIVYTGIYYSLQRLLKTRMYSDTLSWLHFWTWQFMIVATFVTFFMGINTSKEYAEHEWPIDILIAFSWIIFGINMFLTISKRRVRHLYVAIWFYIGTWIAVAMLHIFNNLEVPLSFTGWKSYSAYAGVKDAIVQWWYGHNAVAFVLTTPVLGLMYYFLPKAADRPVFSYKLSIIHFWSLIFVYIWAGPHHLQYTALPAWAQAVGTGFSIMLIAPSWGGMLNGLLTLRGAWDKVRENPILKFFVVAVTCYGMATFEGPLLATKNINKIGHFTDWVIGHVHLGALGWNGFMAFGVIYYLVPIMWRTKLWSVKLANWHFWLGTLGIIFYAVPMYISGFTQGLMWKQFNPDGTLLWKNWLDTVTAIIPYFKMRFVGGLFYISGSILMIVNVIATVRKGSFQKEVPAEAPALANISKNRKEGEGTHLWLERTPVLLGILSFITISIGSSIEIIPTLSLKKSVPTISAVKPYSPLELEGRDIYIREGCNACHSQMIRPFRDEITRFNGKNGQYSKAGEFVYDRPFLWGSKRTGPDLHREGGKNPSSWHYKHMYNPRSTSAGSIMPRYPWLIATDLDRTKMVDKMKLMKNVFDVPYSKAEIDSADKWANNQSAKIVKDIFSEANDLKQAYAKRPQGELEKKEIVALISYLQRLGTDIKTTEIKTASNN is encoded by the coding sequence ATGGAAACACAGAAGTTTAGTTATGACAATAGTATTGTCCGTGCGTTCCTTTATGCGACCTTAGTTTTCGGTCTTATAGGGTTTACGTTCGGGCTTACGGCGGCATTAATGCTTTTCTACCCTGAATTACCTGAATTCTTTTTCGGGACAGATGACACAACCATTAAGAGTTTGGCATCGGGTAATATTCAAGGTTTAATAAACACTCATGGTGCATTTGGTTTTGGTAGAATCAGAATGCTGCACACCAACACCGTAATCTTTGCATTCGTTTGTAACATTGTTTACACGGGTATTTATTACTCATTACAGAGATTATTAAAAACAAGAATGTACAGTGACACATTGTCTTGGTTACATTTCTGGACTTGGCAGTTTATGATCGTTGCTACGTTCGTTACGTTCTTTATGGGGATCAATACCTCTAAAGAATATGCTGAACACGAGTGGCCGATCGACATATTGATCGCATTCTCATGGATCATTTTTGGTATCAATATGTTCCTGACTATTTCAAAGAGAAGAGTGAGACACCTTTATGTAGCGATCTGGTTCTACATTGGTACATGGATTGCGGTAGCAATGCTTCACATCTTCAACAACCTTGAAGTACCTTTATCTTTCACAGGCTGGAAATCTTATTCAGCATATGCAGGGGTAAAAGATGCTATTGTACAGTGGTGGTATGGACACAATGCGGTTGCATTCGTATTGACGACTCCGGTTCTAGGTTTAATGTATTACTTCCTTCCTAAGGCTGCAGACAGACCGGTATTCTCTTATAAACTGTCTATTATTCACTTCTGGTCATTAATTTTCGTATATATCTGGGCTGGTCCTCACCACCTTCAGTATACAGCTCTTCCGGCTTGGGCTCAGGCGGTAGGAACAGGGTTCTCTATCATGCTTATTGCACCATCTTGGGGAGGTATGTTAAATGGTCTTCTTACGTTAAGAGGAGCTTGGGATAAAGTAAGAGAAAATCCTATCCTTAAGTTCTTCGTTGTAGCTGTTACTTGTTATGGTATGGCAACGTTTGAAGGGCCGCTTTTGGCAACTAAAAACATCAACAAAATTGGTCACTTTACAGACTGGGTTATCGGTCACGTACACTTAGGAGCTCTTGGATGGAATGGTTTCATGGCATTCGGGGTTATCTATTATTTGGTACCCATTATGTGGAGAACAAAACTTTGGTCTGTAAAATTAGCTAACTGGCATTTCTGGTTAGGTACTTTAGGAATCATTTTCTATGCAGTTCCAATGTATATTTCAGGATTCACACAAGGATTAATGTGGAAGCAATTCAACCCGGACGGTACATTATTATGGAAAAACTGGTTGGATACAGTAACTGCTATTATCCCTTACTTTAAAATGAGATTCGTAGGAGGTTTATTCTATATCTCAGGATCTATCCTAATGATCGTAAACGTAATTGCTACGGTAAGAAAAGGATCATTCCAGAAAGAAGTTCCTGCTGAAGCTCCTGCATTAGCAAACATCAGTAAGAACAGAAAAGAAGGAGAAGGTACTCACCTTTGGCTGGAAAGAACTCCGGTATTATTAGGTATTTTATCTTTCATCACAATATCTATTGGTAGTTCAATTGAAATCATCCCTACGCTGTCTCTTAAGAAAAGTGTACCTACGATTTCAGCGGTAAAACCATATTCACCACTTGAACTTGAAGGTAGAGATATTTATATCCGTGAAGGATGTAATGCTTGTCACTCTCAGATGATCAGACCGTTCAGAGATGAGATTACAAGGTTCAACGGTAAAAACGGACAATACTCCAAAGCTGGAGAATTTGTATACGACAGACCATTCCTATGGGGTTCTAAGAGAACTGGACCGGATTTACATAGAGAAGGTGGTAAAAACCCAAGTTCTTGGCACTACAAGCACATGTATAACCCAAGATCTACTTCCGCAGGTTCTATCATGCCTCGTTACCCTTGGTTAATTGCTACTGACTTAGACAGAACTAAGATGGTAGACAAAATGAAGCTGATGAAAAATGTATTCGATGTACCTTATTCTAAGGCTGAAATTGATTCTGCAGATAAATGGGCAAACAACCAATCAGCAAAAATTGTAAAAGATATCTTCTCAGAAGCAAATGACCTTAAGCAGGCTTATGCTAAGAGACCTCAGGGAGAATTAGAGAAAAAAGAAATTGTAGCTCTTATTTCTTATCTTCAGAGATTAGGAACAGATATTAAAACAACTGAAATCAAAACAGCAAGTAATAACTAA
- the ccoS gene encoding cbb3-type cytochrome oxidase assembly protein CcoS produces MDILYLMILCSVSLAAIFLVVFIVYARKGQFEDDESPAVRILFDDEKIKENDEAGNKDKDEKEIGENNKN; encoded by the coding sequence ATGGATATTCTATATTTAATGATCCTCTGCAGTGTTTCTTTGGCTGCGATTTTCTTGGTCGTATTTATAGTGTATGCCCGAAAAGGACAGTTTGAAGATGATGAATCTCCGGCTGTCAGAATCCTTTTTGATGATGAAAAAATCAAAGAAAATGATGAAGCAGGCAACAAAGATAAAGACGAGAAAGAAATAGGAGAAAATAATAAAAATTGA
- a CDS encoding cbb3-type cytochrome oxidase subunit 3, producing the protein MIPQNFKDILSNTENAGFYQTLALIFFMLFFVALVIYVFSRPKKYYKEEEEAPLGDEEDDDFNLKN; encoded by the coding sequence ATGATTCCTCAGAACTTTAAAGATATATTATCCAATACAGAAAATGCTGGCTTCTACCAGACACTGGCTCTGATTTTCTTTATGCTGTTCTTCGTTGCTTTGGTAATTTATGTTTTTAGCAGGCCTAAAAAATATTACAAAGAAGAAGAAGAGGCTCCTCTTGGGGATGAAGAAGATGACGATTTTAATTTAAAAAATTAA